One window of Mangrovibacterium diazotrophicum genomic DNA carries:
- a CDS encoding RagB/SusD family nutrient uptake outer membrane protein — protein sequence MKKYLIIASLSLIFGMISCSDDFLDLESPTKLTIDDYYTTEARIYEALIAAYSPLEWFDWGQGEYNPINIMSDVMGDDMWSGGSSATDNESWHLQANYSVTPIKVMSGIWTSAYKGVHRCNNVMYYMPGVTDIDDATKNLYEAEAKVLRAYYYSLLWKFWGAVPYYTTNLTDPYVSGKSPADDVYEGIIADLEDAITNGGLPMKQTNASLDGRVTLATAYMIYADVVMYQNDDSRYAQALAYMKGIIADGSYSLTDDFADIWTEDGEWNDECIFAINYFNDGASRSWSNPYYAGGTVLPQLISPYGLVDGTDGFNQGWGFGPVREAVYDMYDDGDTRRDATVLDAREYSYTERYEDTGFWLKKYCARTGYNDGQIADAQLNYGNDLRIYRYSETLLNAAELLIQTGGSTGDAQTYLDEVRTRAGLTAGSATVSIDNIITERRLEFVGEGKRYWDLIRSGKAASTLTAGEYRTVSWTSNKKYLPIPDTEISASDGQLEQNTDY from the coding sequence ATGAAAAAATATTTAATCATAGCAAGTTTGTCGTTGATATTTGGAATGATCTCTTGCAGTGATGACTTTCTGGATTTGGAAAGTCCCACAAAACTGACGATTGACGATTACTACACGACCGAAGCACGTATTTATGAAGCTTTGATTGCCGCATACAGCCCGCTGGAATGGTTCGACTGGGGTCAGGGCGAATACAACCCAATCAATATCATGTCGGATGTGATGGGCGACGACATGTGGTCCGGTGGTTCCAGTGCAACCGACAACGAATCCTGGCACCTTCAGGCCAATTACAGTGTAACGCCGATTAAAGTGATGTCCGGTATCTGGACTTCAGCTTATAAAGGTGTTCACCGTTGCAACAACGTCATGTACTACATGCCGGGAGTAACCGATATTGATGATGCCACCAAGAATTTGTACGAAGCAGAGGCCAAGGTATTGCGCGCCTACTACTATTCACTGTTGTGGAAATTCTGGGGAGCAGTGCCATATTACACCACAAACCTCACAGATCCCTACGTTAGTGGCAAAAGCCCGGCAGATGATGTTTACGAAGGAATTATTGCCGATTTGGAAGATGCCATTACAAACGGAGGCTTGCCCATGAAGCAAACAAACGCTTCGCTGGATGGTCGCGTAACATTGGCTACGGCTTATATGATCTATGCGGATGTGGTCATGTACCAAAACGACGATAGCCGCTACGCGCAGGCTCTTGCTTACATGAAAGGAATTATCGCCGACGGAAGTTATTCATTAACGGATGATTTTGCTGATATCTGGACCGAAGACGGAGAGTGGAACGACGAGTGCATTTTTGCGATCAATTATTTCAATGACGGTGCCAGTCGTAGCTGGAGCAATCCTTACTATGCAGGAGGTACCGTTCTTCCCCAGTTGATTAGCCCTTACGGTTTGGTTGACGGAACGGATGGCTTTAACCAGGGGTGGGGATTTGGACCGGTTCGCGAAGCAGTATACGATATGTATGATGATGGCGATACCCGCAGAGATGCGACTGTTCTTGATGCCCGCGAATACAGTTACACCGAACGTTATGAAGATACCGGCTTTTGGCTGAAAAAATATTGCGCCCGCACCGGTTACAACGACGGACAAATTGCTGATGCACAATTGAACTACGGTAACGACCTTCGCATTTACCGTTACTCCGAAACTTTACTGAACGCCGCTGAATTGCTTATTCAGACGGGGGGAAGTACCGGCGACGCTCAAACTTATTTGGATGAAGTTCGCACCCGAGCAGGTTTAACTGCTGGTTCTGCAACGGTATCCATCGACAATATCATTACAGAACGCCGCCTTGAATTTGTTGGCGAAGGAAAACGTTACTGGGATCTTATTCGCAGTGGCAAAGCAGCATCAACACTCACCGCTGGTGAATATCGCACTGTCAGCTGGACATCGAACAAAAAGTATCTGCCTATTCCGGATACTGAAATCAGTGCTTCTGATGGCCAACTTGAACAAAACACTGACTACTAA
- a CDS encoding TonB-dependent receptor has protein sequence MKQKENMKTPNNGFACRLKALVKLSLLLVILSIQLKVYAQEDVEPAIVDGRVTEEEFGEPLEKAIVQIRGSGVYTITNRFGYFRMKLPPAFFELEAIHPGIFSEFYNVSTYEGILTPMGAVRLEPVAVGRLQQRDIASRIDITKTPSATRNTPVINMMAQQGGTDFNELFTGEPSVYLLENGGGYGSSEISVRGFAANQNQVVFNGISLNNPETGRMNTALYPGLSDWGHQAQFTSGVASGKQSELGQTSLINVLPFMPHKKFGVNVLASAGMNGYLKTAATVHSGLSDRKIAFTLKLDRTAGDGIPDFTGFESYGMYLNLFKEYSHMHSFLLTSVMKTWKADLRNRPDSISRISSYGIDHNSGWGFLDNSELGWNGSFGIANLSVLTHNWHMRVHTRLVSQLYLELENSAQTYPQGMMNGMTPYEIPATDRGLVDFDAISAANSEQTISETDGISTLAGVSRTTRYGLQTQLIHEIDDDNKVFLSADLEQYTSDHFAGATDLLGASGFMSNADINGNDQAATNFVEANFLPKTGKADKVDYDYRSFIRKGGLAAKLERSGNRAFGYAETGIYVKSLKREDYFSYETNDSHGTTDWITQFGWRLSTGLTYRLNEFHSIRFNSGASGSPTRFDVLFPAGNNWENTSAKNQNLYTGELAYVLNSARFFVSLRGYAMYQQNRTDIQRYGLNADEEYAVLSGLNQFHRGVELSGQITYFKRYNLHVSASYGKWTFKNSANAKIYDESNQLLSESDLPFDGYKTDNCPPISLYARNEFNLLKGLEINVNYYRSFASYAPLLVHDFDNDAVPEQLKLPAFDKLGAGVSYYHEFRKKQNIHVFADVQNILGSEYINQIYSNKSGDAFGSNLALYGKGMSWRAGLSITF, from the coding sequence ATGAAACAAAAAGAGAACATGAAAACGCCAAACAACGGCTTTGCTTGCCGGCTAAAAGCATTAGTCAAACTATCACTACTATTGGTAATCTTAAGCATCCAATTGAAAGTTTATGCCCAGGAGGATGTGGAACCAGCCATTGTTGACGGCCGGGTAACAGAGGAAGAGTTTGGCGAGCCGTTGGAGAAAGCCATCGTACAAATCCGCGGATCGGGTGTCTATACCATAACCAACCGCTTTGGCTACTTCCGTATGAAACTGCCACCGGCTTTTTTTGAGCTTGAGGCCATCCACCCGGGAATCTTCAGTGAGTTCTACAATGTTTCGACTTACGAAGGTATTTTAACGCCTATGGGCGCGGTTCGACTGGAACCGGTAGCAGTTGGTCGGCTTCAGCAACGCGACATCGCTTCCCGGATTGATATCACGAAAACCCCGTCGGCAACCCGGAATACACCTGTCATAAACATGATGGCGCAACAAGGCGGAACTGATTTTAACGAGCTCTTCACAGGGGAGCCGTCGGTTTACCTGCTTGAAAACGGAGGCGGATACGGAAGCTCGGAAATTAGCGTACGAGGTTTCGCCGCCAATCAAAACCAGGTTGTTTTTAACGGAATTAGCCTGAATAACCCGGAAACAGGACGAATGAATACCGCACTTTATCCGGGCCTGAGTGACTGGGGACATCAGGCCCAGTTTACAAGCGGTGTTGCATCGGGCAAACAAAGCGAATTGGGACAAACCAGCTTGATCAATGTTTTGCCCTTCATGCCTCACAAAAAATTTGGTGTTAACGTGCTCGCTTCAGCTGGAATGAACGGCTACCTGAAAACAGCAGCCACGGTGCATTCCGGGCTCAGCGACCGCAAAATAGCTTTCACTTTGAAACTGGACCGAACTGCAGGCGATGGCATTCCCGATTTCACCGGGTTTGAAAGCTACGGCATGTACCTCAACCTTTTCAAAGAATACAGCCACATGCACAGTTTTCTGCTCACCTCGGTCATGAAAACGTGGAAAGCAGACCTGCGCAACCGCCCCGATTCTATCTCCCGAATCAGCAGCTACGGTATCGACCACAACAGTGGCTGGGGTTTTCTGGACAATTCGGAATTGGGATGGAACGGAAGTTTCGGCATCGCCAACCTGTCGGTACTAACCCACAACTGGCACATGCGCGTTCACACCCGACTGGTGAGCCAGCTTTACCTGGAATTGGAGAACAGCGCCCAAACCTATCCGCAGGGGATGATGAATGGGATGACCCCCTACGAAATACCAGCGACCGACCGTGGGCTGGTTGATTTCGATGCTATCTCAGCGGCCAATTCGGAACAGACAATTTCCGAAACCGATGGCATTTCAACTCTGGCCGGCGTAAGTCGGACAACAAGATATGGTTTGCAAACACAACTGATTCATGAGATTGACGACGACAACAAAGTCTTCCTGTCTGCCGACCTCGAACAATACACGTCTGACCACTTCGCAGGCGCAACCGATTTATTGGGCGCTTCCGGATTTATGAGCAACGCCGATATAAACGGCAACGATCAGGCGGCAACAAACTTCGTGGAGGCAAACTTTTTACCCAAAACCGGTAAAGCAGATAAGGTCGACTACGATTATCGCTCTTTCATTCGAAAAGGAGGCTTGGCAGCGAAATTGGAGAGAAGCGGAAACCGGGCATTTGGCTACGCTGAAACCGGGATCTATGTGAAAAGCCTGAAGCGCGAAGACTATTTTTCGTACGAAACAAACGACTCGCATGGAACGACGGACTGGATTACACAATTCGGTTGGCGCCTGAGCACAGGCCTCACCTACCGCCTGAACGAATTTCATTCGATCCGCTTTAATTCAGGAGCATCCGGAAGTCCGACACGTTTCGACGTACTTTTCCCTGCTGGCAACAACTGGGAAAACACATCGGCTAAAAACCAGAATCTCTATACCGGTGAACTTGCCTATGTGTTGAACAGTGCGCGGTTTTTTGTTTCGCTGCGTGGCTACGCCATGTACCAGCAAAACCGCACCGATATTCAACGCTACGGGCTGAATGCAGATGAAGAATACGCCGTTCTTTCAGGATTGAACCAGTTTCACCGCGGTGTTGAGCTGAGCGGTCAAATAACTTACTTCAAGCGGTACAACCTGCATGTATCAGCGTCGTACGGAAAATGGACATTTAAGAATTCGGCCAATGCGAAAATATATGACGAAAGCAACCAACTGCTCTCAGAATCGGATCTTCCGTTTGATGGCTACAAAACAGACAACTGTCCGCCAATCAGCCTGTACGCGCGAAATGAGTTTAACCTGTTGAAAGGATTGGAAATCAACGTCAACTATTATCGCTCTTTTGCGAGCTATGCCCCGCTGCTGGTTCACGATTTTGATAACGACGCAGTTCCAGAGCAGCTTAAACTCCCTGCATTCGATAAGCTGGGAGCCGGAGTGAGCTACTACCATGAATTCCGCAAGAAGCAAAACATCCACGTGTTCGCGGATGTGCAAAATATACTGGGAAGTGAATACATCAACCAGATTTATTCGAATAAAAGCGGAGATGCTTTCGGCTCAAACCTGGCACTGTATGGCAAAGGCATGAGCTGGAGAGCCGGACTGAGCATTACTTTCTAA
- a CDS encoding family 16 glycosylhydrolase, with protein sequence MKNRMSILSLFTMILALLSCSKSDDNITGTSSVTITVSTHDISFENTADTATVDVNVTNEWTIYTTEDWVKCSPSSSINTEETVTVTVEKNSGAASRTAMLVVKSATARDTINVTQNGDVSDDIDTPDGYSLVWHDEFDDALLSDGKAAMPGSDWTYEVASPGFVNNELQYYVSGITGTGDTLAYITDGTLKIKTAKINGNVYSIRMYGKQSTGWKYGYIEARLKLPSGLGTWPAFWMMPVNYTAWPDDGEMDIMEEVGYDPNVIHGSLHATNHYGSNPKSGTTTCSTSQTEFHKYAMEWTSSSISFLVDDEVYYTYNNPGTGTDDWPYDAPFYIILNMAWGGSWGGAQGVDESVLPTTYEIDYVRVFQKD encoded by the coding sequence ATGAAGAACAGAATGTCTATATTAAGTTTATTTACAATGATCCTCGCTTTGCTAAGTTGCAGCAAAAGCGATGACAATATCACGGGAACCTCTTCGGTTACGATCACAGTATCAACGCACGATATCTCTTTTGAGAACACGGCTGATACGGCGACTGTCGATGTTAATGTGACCAACGAGTGGACGATTTACACTACTGAAGATTGGGTGAAATGTTCACCGAGTTCGAGTATCAACACTGAGGAAACGGTGACTGTAACTGTTGAGAAAAATTCGGGTGCTGCGTCCAGAACTGCGATGCTGGTTGTGAAATCAGCAACCGCGCGCGACACGATAAATGTTACGCAAAACGGCGACGTTTCGGACGATATTGATACTCCCGATGGTTATTCTCTTGTTTGGCATGACGAGTTTGACGATGCACTTTTGTCCGACGGCAAAGCCGCAATGCCCGGATCCGACTGGACTTATGAAGTAGCCAGTCCGGGTTTTGTGAATAACGAGCTTCAGTATTACGTAAGCGGAATTACCGGCACGGGAGATACGCTGGCTTACATCACCGATGGTACCTTGAAAATCAAAACGGCCAAAATAAACGGTAATGTCTATTCGATTCGGATGTATGGTAAGCAAAGCACCGGTTGGAAATATGGGTACATTGAAGCCCGTTTGAAGCTTCCTTCAGGACTTGGAACCTGGCCGGCATTTTGGATGATGCCTGTAAATTATACTGCTTGGCCAGATGACGGCGAGATGGATATCATGGAAGAAGTGGGATACGACCCGAATGTAATCCATGGTAGCCTGCATGCGACCAATCACTACGGTAGCAATCCGAAAAGCGGCACGACCACTTGTTCGACATCTCAAACGGAGTTCCACAAGTACGCGATGGAATGGACTTCTTCGAGCATCAGTTTTCTGGTTGATGATGAAGTGTATTACACCTATAATAACCCGGGAACCGGAACGGATGACTGGCCTTATGATGCACCTTTCTATATTATCCTGAATATGGCTTGGGGAGGCAGCTGGGGAGGCGCGCAAGGCGTTGATGAAAGTGTCCTGCCAACTACCTATGAAATAGATTATGTCCGTGTATTTCAGAAAGACTGA
- a CDS encoding 5'-methylthioadenosine/adenosylhomocysteine nucleosidase, with protein sequence MKTGLIGAMREEILLLEHDIQNLKVHQYGARKFYEGTIGGKEVVMCLSGWGKVAAASTATTLINVFNVDQLVFIGMAGSLMENLQIGDIVVGDQLIQHDVDLSRLDGFHGIEPPFYKKFRFPVRQAAQRRALEAVKQFTYNLHDDKYPNINKQYRPKIHIGAIGTGDQFVASQKGKDKIVERHPELYCTEMEGAAIGQVAADYNVPCSVIRIISDNADEEAHSTFAKFLFEDISKISVEIARLMFV encoded by the coding sequence ATGAAAACCGGTTTAATAGGTGCTATGCGCGAGGAGATTCTTCTGCTCGAACACGACATTCAGAATCTGAAAGTTCATCAATATGGAGCTCGTAAGTTTTACGAGGGTACCATCGGAGGAAAGGAGGTTGTGATGTGTCTTTCCGGATGGGGAAAGGTGGCGGCAGCATCAACGGCGACAACTCTTATTAATGTTTTTAATGTCGACCAACTGGTTTTTATCGGTATGGCCGGTTCGCTGATGGAGAATCTGCAGATCGGCGATATCGTGGTGGGCGATCAGCTGATTCAGCACGATGTAGACCTGTCTCGTTTGGATGGTTTTCATGGAATTGAACCACCGTTTTATAAGAAATTCCGGTTCCCGGTGCGACAGGCAGCGCAACGTCGTGCGCTGGAAGCAGTGAAGCAGTTCACTTACAATCTGCACGACGACAAATATCCGAATATCAATAAACAGTACCGCCCGAAGATTCACATCGGGGCAATCGGCACTGGCGACCAGTTTGTAGCTTCCCAGAAAGGGAAAGATAAAATTGTAGAGCGCCATCCTGAATTGTATTGCACCGAGATGGAAGGCGCAGCGATTGGCCAGGTTGCGGCGGATTACAATGTGCCGTGTTCGGTTATCCGCATCATCTCAGACAATGCGGATGAGGAAGCTCACAGCACGTTTGCCAAATTCCTTTTTGAAGATATCAGCAAAATTTCGGTCGAGATTGCCCGTCTCATGTTCGTTTAG
- a CDS encoding SusC/RagA family TonB-linked outer membrane protein, whose product MKSFKVFYSNYFVRCALLVLLMTVSAVAFAQKVDITGTVTDVSNEPIIGATVVVEGTNDGTVTDVDGKFRLSAQQDATLVISFIGYKSETVKASAGNLKVVLTEDLQSVDEVVVVGYGVQKKSVVTASIAKVSADDLTKVNPIRVDDALKGLAAGVSVTSVSGQPGAGSTIRVRGTGTINNSSPLYIVDGMPVDDGIGYLNPNDIQSIEVLKDAASGAVYGARAANGVILVTTKSGKAGKVRVSYDFSYSLQNPWRQRDLLNATEYAIMMNEGSLNGGGSILYNDPYSYGTGTDWQDEVFYKNAPQQNHQLSISGASDKVDYYVSIGYLSQDGIIGGDWDRSNYDRLSVRSNTNYTVFDDSKDRTWLNKMKVGVNANYSHINQRSITANSEFGSILGSAVTLSPILGVYYATQEEEDAAYAYYEGNSAFTAVTDEDGRLYTIAGSDYNEITNPVAQLSLPGAKDWTDKLISSTYAELSLWKSLKFKTALGIEQNWYGEDGWTKMYYLNNNNNATYSSVYSSMNKSLVWQLENTLLYDFKINDHSFSIVLGQSAQKSTGRSVGASRQDLIEEDADKANIDFATGLQADGKMSASGGEWDPHSLSSIFGRISYNYAERYMAQVTVRRDGSSNFGASHRYGVFPSFSLGWNLTNEAFMEDRPEWLTNSKLRFSWGRNGNENIGSFGYIALTATGNNYVLGSGSSQGAVSGVTSNVIPNADLRWEESEQTNVGLDFGFFKNALTFSTDYYVKRTNGMLITMPIPSYNGDNAPTGNVGKMENRGLEFELGYKFKIHDWNFQVNANTSYVKNKLIDLGNENGYQGWDNVQGLGYVSYAENGKEFPYFYGYKSDGIFQNQAEIGAYVNADGEELQPDAAPGDVRWVDVNGDGVIDSNDETKIGKGTPDWIYGFSFSANYKNFDLSMMIQGTIGNDIYDATRRVDINSANLPSFMLNRWTGEGTSNKYPSFAYNDQTNWGVSSDLYVTDGSYMRLKNVQLGYTLPQSLSNKLFITNLRIYVSAENLLTFTKYSGFDPEISNGSSSTYGLGIDRGLYPQSRTYTFGFNINF is encoded by the coding sequence ATGAAAAGCTTCAAAGTCTTTTATTCTAATTACTTTGTGAGGTGTGCTTTGCTGGTTTTACTGATGACAGTATCGGCAGTTGCATTTGCTCAAAAGGTAGACATAACAGGAACCGTTACCGACGTTTCCAACGAACCGATTATCGGTGCAACTGTAGTCGTGGAAGGAACCAACGACGGCACTGTTACTGATGTAGACGGTAAGTTTAGATTAAGTGCCCAACAAGATGCAACACTGGTTATTTCATTCATCGGATATAAGTCCGAAACGGTGAAAGCGTCAGCTGGTAACCTCAAGGTTGTATTGACAGAGGATTTACAATCGGTTGATGAAGTGGTTGTGGTAGGTTACGGTGTTCAGAAAAAGAGCGTCGTTACAGCTTCCATCGCCAAAGTATCAGCCGATGATTTGACCAAAGTAAATCCGATTCGGGTTGACGATGCCTTAAAAGGATTGGCTGCCGGTGTGAGTGTTACTTCCGTATCCGGACAGCCGGGCGCTGGTTCTACAATCCGTGTTCGTGGTACAGGAACAATTAATAACTCCAGCCCACTTTATATTGTCGACGGGATGCCGGTTGACGATGGTATCGGTTATTTGAATCCGAACGATATCCAGTCGATAGAAGTGTTGAAAGATGCTGCATCTGGTGCGGTTTATGGAGCTCGCGCAGCCAACGGCGTTATTTTGGTGACTACCAAAAGTGGTAAAGCCGGTAAAGTGAGAGTTTCGTATGATTTTTCATACAGTCTGCAAAATCCCTGGCGTCAGCGCGACTTGCTCAACGCTACAGAATATGCCATTATGATGAACGAAGGCTCCTTGAACGGAGGAGGTAGTATTCTGTATAACGATCCTTATTCATACGGTACAGGAACTGATTGGCAGGATGAAGTTTTCTACAAGAACGCTCCGCAACAAAATCACCAATTAAGCATTAGCGGAGCCAGCGATAAAGTTGATTACTACGTGTCAATTGGCTATTTAAGTCAGGATGGTATCATCGGTGGTGATTGGGACCGGTCAAACTACGACCGTTTAAGTGTTCGAAGCAACACCAACTACACGGTGTTTGACGATTCGAAAGACCGCACATGGCTCAATAAAATGAAAGTGGGTGTGAATGCCAATTACTCACACATCAATCAACGGAGTATTACAGCAAACTCCGAGTTCGGTTCCATTTTGGGATCGGCGGTTACCTTGTCACCAATTTTGGGTGTTTACTATGCAACGCAGGAAGAAGAGGATGCTGCTTATGCCTATTATGAAGGAAACAGTGCCTTTACTGCGGTAACAGACGAAGACGGACGTTTGTACACCATCGCGGGATCTGACTATAACGAAATTACGAACCCGGTTGCTCAATTGTCCTTACCGGGCGCCAAGGACTGGACGGATAAACTGATAAGCAGTACTTATGCTGAACTTAGTTTGTGGAAATCGTTGAAGTTTAAAACAGCTTTGGGGATCGAACAAAACTGGTACGGCGAGGATGGCTGGACAAAAATGTATTACCTGAATAACAACAACAACGCGACCTATTCATCGGTGTATTCATCCATGAACAAGAGCCTTGTTTGGCAGCTTGAAAACACCTTGTTGTACGACTTCAAAATAAACGACCATAGTTTCAGCATCGTGTTAGGACAAAGTGCGCAAAAGAGTACCGGGCGTAGTGTTGGTGCATCTCGCCAGGATCTGATTGAGGAAGACGCGGATAAAGCAAACATCGATTTTGCCACAGGGCTGCAAGCTGATGGCAAAATGTCGGCATCAGGGGGTGAATGGGATCCGCACTCACTGAGTTCCATTTTTGGACGAATCAGCTATAACTATGCTGAACGTTACATGGCCCAGGTGACTGTCCGCCGCGACGGATCTTCCAATTTTGGAGCAAGTCACCGCTACGGGGTATTTCCATCGTTCTCGTTAGGATGGAACCTGACCAACGAAGCCTTTATGGAAGATCGCCCGGAATGGTTAACCAATTCAAAACTGCGTTTCTCCTGGGGGCGAAACGGTAACGAAAACATCGGAAGCTTTGGATACATCGCTTTGACGGCCACCGGGAATAATTACGTACTCGGGAGTGGTAGTTCTCAAGGCGCAGTTAGCGGTGTAACGTCGAATGTGATTCCAAACGCAGACCTTCGTTGGGAAGAATCGGAACAAACGAACGTCGGTCTTGATTTTGGTTTCTTCAAAAACGCGTTAACATTCAGCACCGACTATTACGTGAAGCGTACAAACGGTATGTTGATTACCATGCCAATTCCTTCATATAATGGAGACAATGCACCGACCGGTAACGTTGGTAAAATGGAGAATCGGGGGCTTGAATTTGAATTAGGCTATAAATTCAAAATCCACGATTGGAATTTCCAGGTTAATGCAAACACATCCTATGTGAAAAATAAACTGATTGACCTGGGTAACGAAAATGGTTACCAGGGATGGGATAATGTGCAAGGGCTTGGATATGTTTCTTACGCCGAAAATGGCAAAGAATTCCCTTATTTCTACGGATATAAATCGGATGGAATCTTCCAAAATCAGGCAGAGATTGGCGCATATGTAAATGCTGACGGCGAGGAACTGCAACCGGATGCTGCTCCCGGTGATGTTCGTTGGGTTGATGTGAACGGTGACGGAGTTATTGACAGCAACGATGAAACAAAGATTGGAAAAGGAACACCGGACTGGATCTACGGATTTTCGTTCAGTGCGAATTACAAAAACTTCGATCTCAGTATGATGATTCAGGGAACAATTGGCAATGATATTTACGATGCAACCCGCCGTGTAGATATCAACTCAGCCAACTTGCCAAGTTTCATGCTTAACCGTTGGACCGGAGAAGGTACTTCAAACAAATACCCAAGTTTCGCTTACAACGATCAGACAAACTGGGGTGTTTCATCTGACCTTTACGTGACTGATGGTTCTTACATGCGTTTGAAAAACGTCCAGCTGGGCTACACTTTGCCACAGAGTCTTTCAAACAAACTGTTTATTACGAATTTGAGGATCTACGTTTCAGCCGAAAACCTGCTAACATTTACTAAATATTCAGGTTTCGACCCGGAAATTTCAAATGGCTCTTCCTCAACCTATGGTTTGGGAATCGATCGTGGTCTTTATCCGCAATCAAGAACCTACACATTCGGATTTAACATTAATTTCTAA